The region TTGTTGTGGAGAGAGTCGTAGAGATAGCCGCCCAGCTCCTGGGCGCTCCAGCCGATGGAGGCACGGAGGTCGGGTCTTCCGACGTCGCCGATAAACAGGGTGTCCCCGGTCAAAACGGCGTAGGGCCTGGCGGCGCTCTTTGCTAGATCGAAGACAAGAATCGAGATCGACTCGATCGTATGCCCGGGTGTCTCCAGCACTTCAAGGCGCATGCCGGGGAGGAGGATCGTGTCGCCATCCTTCATGGGGACGAAGCTGTACTCCGCCTTGGCGTGAGCGCCCAGACGGATCTCGGCTCCGCAGCGATCGCGCAACTCAAGGTGCCCCGCTACAAAGTCGGCGTGGAAGTGCGTGAGAAAAACGTAGCGGATATGGACGCCGAGCTTCGCAGCATCATCGAGATATTGCTGGATATCACGTTGCGGATCGACGACGACGGCGGTACGGCTGGCCTCGTCGGCCAGCAGGTAGGAGGCGTGGGCGAGACAGCCGAGATAGTACTGCTTGAGAAACATGGCGCCTTCAGAGTACTGCCGAATCGAACGAAAGAAGAAGGGATTCAGGGAAAGTTCTGAAACTGCCGGTCTATGGGATCAGCCGCTCAGCCCTCAGTCTCTCAAAGAGCTGAAAAAAGCTCTCATCTGTGGGCTGATATTCGGTAAAGCCGAGCTTACGGCTCTTCGACATGTCGGTGACGACTTCAATGGGACGGCCCAGATCGGCGTCGGTGTGCCAGGCGGAGGCGAGCCGGTCGAGGTTGGGCTCTGCCAGATCATGTTTTGTGGCGATCTCGCGCCAGACCAGTTCTGCACCCTGAAGCTGCTTCTCGAGGGGGATTCCTTCTCCTGCAAGTCCGGCCGCGTCCACACCGAACCATTCCGCGATACGCTTCCACATCCAGCTCCAGCGGAAGACGTCTCCATTGACCACGTTAAATGCCTGGTTGAAAGCTTCCGGCGTGGTTGCGGCCCATAGCAGGTGTCTGGCCAGCAGGCGTGCATCGGTCATGTCTGTGAGGCTGTTCCACTGCACTGACGAGCCGGGAAACCGCATCGGCTTCCGTAGCTCTTTGCAGATGCTGGCGTAAGTAGCCAGCGTCGTCCCCATGTTCATTGCATTCCCAACGGCATAGCCGATGATGGTGTGCGGGCGGTGAATACTCCAGTTGAATCCGTCGCGGATAGAGGCGGTGAAAACCTCGTCTTCCTGGGCATAGTAGAAGTTCTCAAGCTGCAGTCGGGTATGCTCTTCCCGGAATGGCGTCTCCGGCAGATTGCCCTTGCCGTATGCCTCGAATGGGCCGAGGTAGTGCTTCAGGCCGGTCACCAGAGCAACGTGACGGACGGATTTCGCGGCTGAAACCGCATCAAGCACATGGCGAACCATACCGGCATTGACGCGGATGTTCTCCGCCTCTGTTCGCTGTCTGAGCCAGGTGGCGAG is a window of Edaphobacter sp. 12200R-103 DNA encoding:
- a CDS encoding SDR family oxidoreductase → MKNTALIVGVSGIVGGNLAGLLTSQQDWQVYGLARTPGKREGVIPIAVDLQDSGAVRTALKDIKPTHIFLATWLRQRTEAENIRVNAGMVRHVLDAVSAAKSVRHVALVTGLKHYLGPFEAYGKGNLPETPFREEHTRLQLENFYYAQEDEVFTASIRDGFNWSIHRPHTIIGYAVGNAMNMGTTLATYASICKELRKPMRFPGSSVQWNSLTDMTDARLLARHLLWAATTPEAFNQAFNVVNGDVFRWSWMWKRIAEWFGVDAAGLAGEGIPLEKQLQGAELVWREIATKHDLAEPNLDRLASAWHTDADLGRPIEVVTDMSKSRKLGFTEYQPTDESFFQLFERLRAERLIP